The window CGCGTGCTTGTATCTGCTCGTCGAAGCCTTGTGACCGATATGGAAAAGTTGTATCACAGGCAGCCATCGCTAAAAGACGTCCATAAGCTCTGCTCAGATGATGGCAAGCCCATGGATGTCATTTTAGAGAGCGCTCTACTGAACCTAGGCCGTTGTCTCGACCTTGTTCGGCCCGCGGGACTGCTCACCGGGATCGTCTCATCCACAGATTGGAGCCTGGCGCTGACCTTTCTTGAGCAGGCGGTGCAACAAATTTGCAAGGCATGTGACCCCGACGAACCCCTCGATTACTCCGATTGGGGTTCCCTTGGCGACCTAACGCTTGCATCTTCTTGGACGGCAGCGACAGAGCGCAAGTCATAATCTGTAGAGACTGAAGAAATCACGGCGACCAAGACATAAATGCTGTCAAGCAAAGCACAATGCATTCAATCTACAAACAGAATAGCAGCCAACCATAAATTACGTAGTACCGTACTGGGCTAGTGTTCGCGTTTCAGCTCTAGGAAAAGCGATATGGAGCATGTGCTCTGGTTTAGCTGTAGCTCAGAGCGTGTACAAAGTTTTAGGGAAAAGCAATTCTATCATAGACTGGTGCAGATCACGAAGTACTGTACTGGGCTAGTGCTCGCGTTACAGCTATAGCAAAAGCGATATGTGGAATCTGTACTCTGGCTAAAGCTATGACAGCGTGTGCATACTTAGTTTCAGGAAAAAGTACTCTAACATCCGACTGCTGCAGGGTTCGAACCTACGCGGGATGAACCCAATTGATTTCAAGTCAATCGCCTTAACCACTCGGCCAAGCAGTCTGCAATATAAGAGTCTACTTTAATACAAGTATCTATAAATCTGATGTCAAACCGGATATTTTGTAATACAGTAGCGTCGTCCACtaccttgacagtgagtagtTTTTGTGATAGATACTGACAGTGCAGTGTACCGGAAAGATGCTCGAGCCAAAACCAGGATGCGCTACCTGGCGAAGCATGGTGACGACAAGCAAGAGCAAGTTTTCTACTGTTGCGCGCTTTTCCATTCAAAAATTCTGACTTTGTAGGGCAAAGACAAAAAATATTGCGAATCATGACCCCTTCGTCAATCTACGACCCTCACTGGGCTTTGTACCCCAAAGCTTATGTAGCCACTAGATCTATAGGACCTGTTGAGATTAATGGCGACTTGGAAAAACCTGTTTGGAATTCTGTCCCTTGGAGTGACTTATTTGAGGATATTCAGGGAAATGATGCACCCGCCAACGCAATTGGCCCAGCGAAAACGGCCTTCAAGGCCATCTACGATGATGAGCATCTCTACGTTGGCGCTCTGTTGCATCCCTCCCCTGTCTTTCGAACGGAAGCACACTTCACCACGCGAAATTCACCAATTTATCAAACAGATTCCGATTTCGAAGTTTTTTTTGACTTGAACGGAAGCAACCACGGTTATAAAGAATTTGAAGTAAATGCACTCAATACAGTCTGGAATCTCATGCTCGACAAACCCTACGATGATGGTGGACACGAGCACTCGGGACGGATAGCCCACCGTGGCGATTCTGCGTTCTACGATGTAAACAGCCAAACTACCGCGGTACAAGTGCTGGAAGGCCGCTTAAACGATGCCTCCAACCAAGGGGCACTGTGGTCGGTAGAAATGGCCTTTGCCTTTGAGGACTTGGCGGCTCACCTCCCCAGTCCGGTACCGCGACCCTCACCTGGTGAATTTTGGAGAATCAATATTTCTCGAGTGGAGTTGAAAGGAGAAGTCAATTGGACGTGGCAACCACAAAAAGTTTGGGATCCACTTTTGAGAAAGCATCATGGTAAAGTTGCCATGCACATGCCGGACTCGTGGGGTTACCTTATATTCGGAGACACCGTTCTGGAGTTAGACAATTCTTCCTGGCGAGACCCTTTATGGCCCACGAAATTAGCGGCGATGAATATTTACTACGCGCAATATTTCTATAAAAGCCTAAATGGTTTCTATACAGACTGTATGGAAGAGCTCGCTGGTTATCTGGACTTGGAAATCACTTCTCCTTTCAAAGTTGATCTAGTGGCCGACACCGATCGCTTTCTCGCAACAGTGTCAGCTTCTGACGAAGACCAAGCCATCTCTATATTAGACGATCGCCTCCTACAAGTAATCCCATCCGCGAGAATGTCGTCTACAGCGGTGTGAGCTAAACGGTGATCCATGGAAGGGCGGTTGCTGGTCGGACTGCAAAAGGCTTAAGCTGCGACACTTTTTCGGGTTTTACTCACACGAATTGTACGTAAAATTTATAAAGTGTGTTGAAAATGAGATCACTAAACGAAGGAATGATTCCAACTCTCACGGATTTTCAACGGTATCTTTCTCGCCAGAGACGTTATCTCCGTCAGCATCAATATCAAAATTGCCCTCCGCATCGTAGGTTTGCGACGGCTTGTCGTTTCTATGGCTCAAACGGTCCAAAATCGAGTGAAATTTTGATTGCCCATTACGGAAGTTGCACCAAAACATCAACAAGGCCAAGGCAAAACCCGCAACAAGAGTTAGTAGCACTGCAAATGCAAGCAATCCTGCACTTCCGTTCTCGTATAGGGACGACAAACCCCAGAAGAAAAGCGGCAACAGGCAAAATACCAGGACAATGTAGCATAAAGGAAACATCCGCCAGATCCCTGCGTTCTTCCCGAGTCGACGTGCCGCAAAAAATGGAATGTTTCGAAGTGGCGGAAGCGGATACCAAATCAGAAAACCCGTCAAGTTAAAAAACAAATGTGCAAGGGCTACCTGAAGAGGATCGGTGCCGACAGCATCCAAACTACTGACAACTGCCTGAACGGCAGTTCCCATATTCGCACCCAAGACGAGAGGATAGACCTGCTCTAATCGAAGAGCCCCGACACCAGCGAACGGAACAAGAACCGAAGTCGTAATGCTTGAGCTCTGTGTGATCATCGTAATTCCGATACCGACAAGGAATCCGATGTATCCGTTGCAGGTGGTAACCGTATGCACTACCTTGGTGGACAACCCGAACAAAAGCTTCTGAACAGCAAAAACCATGGACAGCATGGAAACAAACAGTATGATCAAAGCAATAACAAAAGAGACGGCTCCGGCTACTTGATCCTGAGTGCGAGAAGCAGACTCGCGAAAGAGTACAGGGCAGCGCCCGGTACTCTCATAGCAGCCAATCAGTCCAACTTTACACGTTGCGAAGCTAGGCTCTGCTCCTTCATCGCAATGAATCGGGTAGTAGTCGTCGCATGTTTTTCCGTTCGCAACGCCAACAATGagttttttgttgctggtcaAGAGACGAGCAGACAATGGACTAACAAATTTCTTTATCGGTCCTTCGAAATGGTCTCTTCTACCAGTCTCAGCCCCCTCGGCAAGGGCTCCGGTAAGATGCTGTAAATATCCCGTGGCGCATTCCACTGGAAACAGGATTGCCACAGTAAAGATGTTGAAGACGTCATGTAATGTGGCAGCTGCGAACGACCGGTCCAGCTCGGCGCTTTTCCCCATTTGGGCCAAAGAAACGATCGTCGAAGTGACTGTGGTTCCCACGTTGGCACCCATAACCCTTCAAGAAACGCAGTAGCTTTTGAGTGTATACAAAATCAATCGCAAGCCCAAAGTTGGAATACGCACGCCTCTTGACTCACATGTAGATACCCTGGGCCACGCTTATGGCGCGTGCCTCAGTGAGCGAAACAATCACGGTGGTGGTTGTGCTGCTGCTTTGCATTAACACTGTGGCAATAATGCCGACCATCAACGCACTAAAACAGTACAATGTGTTAGAAACAGATGGAATAGCAGCAGCATTCAACTCATCGACAACATTCGAAATTTTCCTACCTCAAGGGGTTGGAGTCCGAATCAAAGAGTTTCCCTGCTCCACAACCTGCCAAGACTTTGGCCGCATCTCCGAGAAGCGTCAGACCGAAAACTAGCCAATACAGAGAACCGACCAAGATTATAACAGCCAACAGCATCCATAGCCATTCAATTTCCGATCGAAAACAGCATGCGGTGCACACTTCTCCAAATGACGCCTTCTCGTACGTGTCCAGAAGATCTTCGGTTTCTTGAATGGTGAAATCTTCATCACCGAAACGGACTATACCCCGCCCTTTCCGTCGTGCTCTCTTTTTCTCAGCAGTCGCTGAGATTTCATTAGGTGACAATTCGGTCTCGTGGATGACATTCATGCTAAAAAAGGATCAAAGAAGTGAAATCTTGGAGTTTCACTCTCGTCAACTGGGATTACTGATTGTGAGTATGGAGAAGGCAAAGAATTCTGTATTTACAGGACAGTGATTGCGCTGTAAAGGACAGGGCGAACAGTTCCAAAAGAATCGCTCTTGGGCGTTCTTTATGACTCATCTCAGATACCctcacaatcaatcggtCATCTCTTTCACGGTCAAGA is drawn from Phaeodactylum tricornutum CCAP 1055/1 chromosome 25, whole genome shotgun sequence and contains these coding sequences:
- a CDS encoding predicted protein, which gives rise to MNVIHETELSPNEISATAEKKRARRKGRGIVRFGDEDFTIQETEDLLDTYEKASFGEVCTACCFRSEIEWLWMLLAVIILVGSLYWLVFGLTLLGDAAKVLAGCGAGKLFDSDSNPLSALMVGIIATVLMQSSSTTTTVIVSLTEARAISVAQGIYMVMGANVGTTVTSTIVSLAQMGKSAELDRSFAAATLHDVFNIFTVAILFPVECATGYLQHLTGALAEGAETGRRDHFEGPIKKFVSPLSARLLTSNKKLIVGVANGKTCDDYYPIHCDEGAEPSFATCKVGLIGCYESTGRCPVLFRESASRTQDQVAGAVSFVIALIILFVSMLSMVFAVQKLLFGLSTKVVHTVTTCNGYIGFLVGIGITMITQSSSITTSVLVPFAGVGALRLEQVYPLVLGANMGTAVQAVVSSLDAVGTDPLQVALAHLFFNLTGFLIWYPLPPLRNIPFFAARRLGKNAGIWRMFPLCYIVLVFCLLPLFFWGLSSLYENGSAGLLAFAVLLTLVAGFALALLMFWCNFRNGQSKFHSILDRLSHRNDKPSQTYDAEGNFDIDADGDNVSGEKDTVENP
- a CDS encoding predicted protein, producing MTPSSIYDPHWALYPKAYVATRSIGPVEINGDLEKPVWNSVPWSDLFEDIQGNDAPANAIGPAKTAFKAIYDDEHLYVGALLHPSPVFRTEAHFTTRNSPIYQTDSDFEVFFDLNGSNHGYKEFEVNALNTVWNLMLDKPYDDGGHEHSGRIAHRGDSAFYDVNSQTTAVQVLEGRLNDASNQGALWSVEMAFAFEDLAAHLPSPVPRPSPGEFWRINISRVELKGEVNWTWQPQKVWDPLLRKHHGKVAMHMPDSWGYLIFGDTVLELDNSSWRDPLWPTKLAAMNIYYAQYFYKSLNGFYTDCMEELAGYLDLEITSPFKVDLVADTDRFLATVSASDEDQAISILDDRLLQVIPSARMSSTAV